DNA from Poecilia reticulata strain Guanapo linkage group LG20, Guppy_female_1.0+MT, whole genome shotgun sequence:
tcaggcaataaaatgttttttgttttgaaaaaagaactaaatgattagtttttgtcttttaatgcatttcttttatagtggttaataaaaatctgtaggacgtgaacatttttttattcaattgttaGAATAATCATTATTTACAGTCctaatttgttgtattttatgatTAGAGATTGAGATTAAATCTGCCACCTTTGGCTTCTTCCTCAGGGTTTGCTCCAGAGGGAGAAAGGAGTGGAGGCCCACTCTCTGGACCAAGTGGTGAAACTCAAAAACCTTCCTGAAAACCAGCAGGAGGCTTTCAAGACTGGCTTCACCGATGGGTTCATGAGGTCCCAAGCTCTGACTCAGAGAACTCAAGGTGTGTGGAGTAAAAacttaaagctttttattgaaCTGAGAGAAGAGCTGATGTTGTTTCCTTTTTACAGACTCATTGAGGAGAACCAGGCTGGTCCTGCTGGTCCTCCTCCTCATTGGCATTTACGGCCTCTCTAGAACCCCCTTTCTCTCCGGTAAAGGCTCCTTTTCTGACGCCGGTTTGTTTCGGTTTTCATTCTTTCTTAtgcatacaaataaaatcccagcTCTACATGCACACGGTTTATTtagaaattcattaaaataacactGGGTGGTGTTTATTTTCAGCTACATTGCTTTATTATATATTAGACCAGCATAAAGTAGCAGAGGTGGTTCTAGGGATGGTGTAGGGGGGGCTGTAGCTctccaagaaaatgaaaagaaaaaccttttttttactatgtcatgaaatattttttatttaacctaaaTTCAAAAGTAATCTCTAATAAACAGtcatttatgaatattttctaatactGCTCGTTGAAAGCAGAAAGACCAGAGAAGCTTTCTGCTCATGTTGCATCACTTTGTACTCAGAGAGCAAATAAGAGAATATTAACAACAATCAGGAGTTCTCGTTTGTCACGCAGCCTCacataaacttatttttagACTTCTGTAAGTTGATACTCGTGTCTTTGACATTCCAGTTCTTCAGTAAGCTTTGGGTATATTTTCTGCAACAGAGATAGTTGAATCTCTGACCCTGAATCAAgacagatttattgtttttaaagcatttccCCTCCACAAAAGACacgttttgattttaaaacaccCAACACTATGGCTTCAATCTCACAAATTGGCAATTTAAGAATTTTTCCCTACTTTTTCAGCGCCCAATTCTTATCTTATACATCCTCCAAAAAATATGTGGAACTAAATTACATAAGTATTCTCACTGACGTAAAATATTAGAGGAAAAGATGCCgaataaaattagttttattcattAGAGATGCAAATCTTTAAGTGCCTAGCGATTTGattcagaaacaatttttttttagtcagaaaccattttttcctgttcaaatgttttagattctgtttaaattatgaGACTGACAagagtaaagaaataaaacatttatttaaaaatattctataaGGTTTCCTACTATGTcagatttcattaaaatgtgtttttgtttataaaattcTTTAACTTAATTTACTAGTATTAGCTGCctggatttttctgtaaaaaaaaaaaagaaaaaaagagagaaattattaaaaatatatgtaaaattatgtttggATCGATTCTGAATTTCAAGGAATATAAATTGTGATTCTTTATAGAATTTTTTTCTGCgcatttattcatatttcagttttgtttggtCGTAATTTTGCGTTACTTTGTGCTGGTTTATCCCATGAACTCCTGAAGAGTAGATATAACGAAGTGAAAAACTGTGTGCATGTAGAGTTTTGGTGCCTGCTTCTTTTTCTCAGTATGTGCATTTCTAGAGCAGCTGCTCATAGTTTCGTAACACAACTGGAGCTAAATGAGTAACTGACAGGATAAGTTTGGATCGTCACGTTTACCTTTGTGCCACAGTAAGCAGAAAGCTGCATCTTTGTTTCGTGAAACCAGTTTGTTCGTGTCGTTTGTGAGAAGTTTTCTGGGATTTTCCACAGTGAGGTTTCGCACCACTACGGGCCTCGACTCTGCGGTCGACCCCATCCAGATGAAGAACGTGACGTTCGAGCACGTCAAAGGCGTGGAGGAGGCGAAGAACGAGCTGCAGGACGTCGTCGAGTTCCTCAAAAACCCACAGAAGTTCACAGTGTTGGGTGGAAAACTGCCCAAAGGTACCAGCagcgtttttattttgattatatcTGCCGGTGTGAATGAAAATAGCCCGACTGTCGACTCTCTGTGCAGGGATTCTCCTGGTCGGGCCGCCCGGCACCGGGAAGACCCTGCTGGCTCGGGCTGTAGCCGGGGAAGCAGACGTTCCATTCTACTACGCCTCCGGGTCGGAGTTTGACGAGATGTTTGTGGGCGTCGGCGCCAGTCGCATCAGGAACCTCTTCAGTACGTTACAGAACCGGTGAAAACCGCAGCAGAGAGGCAGCCGAGTAAGAACAAGTTTTCCTTTTGTGGTTTGCAGAAGAGGCAAAAGCAAACGCTCCGTGCGTCATCTTCATCGACGAGTTGGACAGCGTGGGAGGAAAGAGGATCGAGTCTCCAATGCATCCCTACTCCAGACAAACCATCAACCAGCTGCTGGCGGAAATGGACGGGTGAGTTTCAGCTCCAGTGTCTGGCCCAGTCCAcgaaacaaacacatttttatgcgttttgacctttaaactacACAAAACTTTAGCCAAATGTCACTAAAGATGATAAAACTCCGTATTTTGCTTGCGGGTGTAAGCGTGAAAACTAAATTTAGTGTTACAGTGCGAGATAATTAATCCACACGATTGCTTTGACACGATTCCCGATCAACATTGTCTGGCTTTATTGGCTTTACGTTGGGGCTGGACGGTACAGCTGAAAAACTCATCACGATGAGCGCTTCATATCCCTCGTTTCCATGGAAACCGACACCATTTTGATGTTTTCCAGGTTCAAACCCAACGAAGGCGTCATCGTCGTCGGTGCTACAAACTTCGCTGAAGCTCTGGATAAGTACGTTTCCACTTTGAGTTAATTGTTGTCTAGAATGAGCTTTTCTTTCTAAAGAGGAATGAAGTAAATGCAGCAAAAACTCAATGAGGAACATAAACAAGGTTATTTAAGATTCATAGCGGAGACTCAAACCACCAGCAGAACAAAGTTAAGTtaagttaacatttttctttttatttagaaatattttatggtGGTTTGAAGCAGGGATAGCTTAGAAAATAAGATTGTGACTCTATTTCAAATTTACTCCAGAACATTTGCCTCTATAGACTCTCCTAAGTGGCTTttaataacttaatttttttttattgaaataaaacattaaagataaaaataaaattaaaaacctgtttatttttgcaggttttctgtgtttttattggatatttgtgtaaaactttagtttgtttcagGTAACTGAGGTAAACAGAGGATGattgtttctgctttcagtGCTCTGGTGAGACCCGGCAGGTTCGACATGCAGGTGACCGTCCCCCGCCCCGATGTCAAAGGTCGCAAAGAGATCCTCAACTGGTACCTCTCCAAGATCAAAGTGGACCCGGGTAGGTCATTTCAGAGACATCTGCTGATGCTCATCAGCGCTCTGAGCCAGCGAGCCTCACAGGCTCCCGCAGGTAGAGAGTCGGATGTCTTTACAAGTCGTTTTGTTTCTGGTCAGCCGTCGATGCCGAGATCATCGCCCGAGGCACGGTGGGCTTCTCCGGGGCAGAACTGGAGAACCTGGTGAACCAGTCTGCCCTGAAGGCCGCCGTGGACGGGAAGGAGATGGTCACCATGAAGGACCTGGAGTTCGCCAAGGACAAGATCCTTATGGGTGAGTGACGGAGCTCAGAGCTGCTCTTTATCACAGAAACATGCaggaatggaaaataaatacaataattcaaaaaaactagatttctttttctctccttgtCACAATAACATTTTACTGGACGGTAAATTGTCCCAGATTTGATTGTGATAACCTATTatgttgctgttttgagaccattttcaagtaatttaatggtttagtaatttaaatttaacatcatTTTACCAAACTTTAAATTCTCTGGAACcgtaagatattttaaatgaagtgaataaacaaaacagaaacaacaaatacaattaattatgaagtctctgtaaacaaaactgtccttcaaaaacacGAAGCTAGCttagaccaaaacaccaaacagaagattttcatcatccagtttttggtagaaagagagaaaagaaaagaaaaaaacaataaattatgcaaatagaaatgattgaccttgttttaatttatcatgcaattgatttattgcttattgcaacagatCCACTTCATCTATTCTTCTATTTGTCCATCTGTTATCCATCTGCTGTGAAATCGTTATTTTCAAGATGTCTGCGCGTCTTTAAAGAGTCTAAAATTATGTAACTagaattaaaatgtcttaaatccATAGAAGAAATGTGAGTTTAAATATGTTGATCTTAAATTTTGTCTcacatgtagttttttttttcatgggacttttctgtgaagttattatctttggacctgaGGAAATGTGACTTTATGAAACCTGCAGATAACCTGATTCGTCTCTTTCCTTTCAGGTCCTGAGAGGCGTAGCGTTGAAATAGACAAAAAGAACAAGACCATCACAGCGTACCACGAGTCCGGACACGCCATCGTCGCCTATTACACCAAAGACGCGATGCCCATCAACAAGGCCACCATCATGCCCAGAGGACCGACTCTTGGCCACGTTCGTTCGTTTTTAAACCTTAAACTCCAGCGTCGTTTGGTGTGGCTGCGCAGAATCTAACCTGAGTCGTGTTTTTGTTCGTCCTCCAGGTGTCCATGCTCCCCGAGAACGACCGCTGGAGCGAGACGCGGGCCCAGCTGCTGGCCCAGATGGACGTCAGCATGGGCGGCCGCGTCGCAGAGGAGCTCATCTTCGGAGACGAAAACGTCACCACAGGTACCAGCTGCTCGGTAAAATGCTGCTTAGACGTGACGGGGTGATAATTTAAACGTTTATTCAATAATCGGCCTGTTTTTAGGAGCATCCAGCGACTTTGATGGAGCGACACAAATCGCAAAGCTGATGGTGACCCGGTTCGGCATGAGCGACAAGGTAAGCCGAGCTGgtagacagagacccaattttaaGGCGTTAAGTTGCAAAGACAAGGATTTATAATTTGTTCCTTTtatctttctaccaaaaactggataataaaagttttcagtctggtgctttggtctcaagtAGCccatttttttgaaggacaattttgtttatattactttaaaatgttctcaaaacaacaatattgtttatcacactaaattctgggacaatttattttactgttttacagtGACAAGCCTAAATAAAATGGcgatatgcctggaaaatactttaacaaataaagtatttgttaaagtactttatttgtaaattttctttacttacaagaaaatttattataagtgaatgtttttctgGGAAAACATTCACTTGGGTTGCTAGCAACCCAAGAAGAGTTCCAGCGTTTTGTCGGCTGGTTTCACCTCTgtacacttcaaaaacacaaaattttaccagtaatgttggtctagtttctagtgcaaataccttaatacactttaaatatgacaaactaacttaaaagtatctttttagcaagaaataaaggcttgttataagtaaataatttcttattatttatgttccattggcagataaattaacttataaaatgggaaaaatgtcgttataagtacattttcatcaataataaggaattatttacttaagcCTCTATATGTTAttaaaaagatacttttaagttagttttgccttatttcaagtttgctaagaaatttgctctagaaactggaccaaaatagTTGGTAGAATTCTGTCTTTTTACAAtgtgcaatggctgctggaaaagacaagtgctgtgttgttggaggaggctccacttctgcttttcaaagatatacgGTTGATTAATgtcgcatctgtttgcagccatttttatgtgtaaacattgagtttggagggcgtggccaacagcagcaggagcttATTTGgctttaaagtgacaaaatgtgattaaaaggATGTaatttgtgtgtctgtgcagcTCGGGGTCATGACCTACAAGGACATCACCAAGCAGAGCCCCGAGACGCAGGCCGCCATCGAGCACGAAGTCAGAGCTCTACTGAAGGTGAGGCGCTCTACGTCCCACAAGTTGACCCTTTCACCCTGTTCTGCGTTAGTTTCTATCGTTCCTTTGTCCGTTTCTCTGCAGGAATCCTACGATCGAGCAAAGAACATCCTGAAGACATACAGCAAGGAGCACAAGAAGCTGGCGGACGCGCTGCTGACGTACGAAACGCTGGACGCCAGAGAGATCCAGATGGTGCTGGAAGGAAAATCCCTGGACCACTGAGACATTCAAAGACTCTGTAAATAAAACGCTGTGCAAGCGGGACTGGCCTTTTGAAAgcctttcagttgtttttattcctcCTTTTCACAATGGGAAAAGCTGGATGAAAtgcttgacatttttaaatcaccACAGTACGATGAATCTGCTGCGTGTTTCAGTTAGAatcataaacttgttttttgctGTTCCTCATTGTCAAACTCACAGCTGAAGGTTTCTGTATCTCATGTTTTCTCCTACATATTATGTTGTTTCTAAGTTATTTAAGTGCCCAAAcgtatgtattattattattattattattgttttcattttcttttctgtcaggGAAAATCATGATAGATCCTCCTATCCACACCTGAGGAAAAACTAAGTGTTTGCCAGTTTGTGTAAATATCCTGTAAAGCGTCTGAAAGGACGGATTGGGTGCTTCTGTTACTTTAGACGACGGCCTTCTTGGAGCTCCAATAAAGATTTCTCTCAGGAAACGAATGTTGGGAGTGATTTCTGTGATTCAGGAGTCAAAATAGTATGTAATTTTACTGTAAGTTacacaaatcaaagaaaaagtgattgtttcttgttttgagCAGTGAGTAAAGCTCAAACACCAAACATTTATTGGGAAAAATACATATTCTgtaatagaatagaatagaaattcACTTTATTGTCCCCCAGTGAGGAAACTAAGGTAGGTAGGTTCACACAAAGATGAAAATTATATAACcacttctgaaaataaaaccttgagCAATATGGTTTGCTATACTTCTCAATATcttaaatatgtgtaaaaaaatctaGTCCAAAAGTCTTAtgaaattaacatgttttatgtaaatgaaacctgtaaaatactaaaaaaaaacatttctttaaaaatatataggcaattttaaaatttagacAAAATTTTAGCTTACATTTCACAATGGAAATGCACTTAAAAATAAGTTAGCAAAGCAGGAAAGTAGAATGTAAATACAAAttataaaacacattcataTAAACCACC
Protein-coding regions in this window:
- the LOC103456783 gene encoding ATP-dependent zinc metalloprotease YME1L1 isoform X2 — protein: MVVPLSQVLNALHSLKSSATASVHSLHKDFRQEHKSYLKEPSVSLRDLGLSEVQGSQLDELVSRLMPPPSPEEPPTVTSIWKTSHVSADSFFQNKYGFSQKRLLGHSSPLFLRRYHSPLRDACSELQLLPVWLQSRGFKTLRAKTRRVESGYDGPVEPDAYTPAFMKGLLQREKGVEAHSLDQVVKLKNLPENQQEAFKTGFTDGFMRSQALTQRTQDSLRRTRLVLLVLLLIGIYGLSRTPFLSGKGSFSDAVRFRTTTGLDSAVDPIQMKNVTFEHVKGVEEAKNELQDVVEFLKNPQKFTVLGGKLPKGILLVGPPGTGKTLLARAVAGEADVPFYYASGSEFDEMFVGVGASRIRNLFKEAKANAPCVIFIDELDSVGGKRIESPMHPYSRQTINQLLAEMDGFKPNEGVIVVGATNFAEALDNALVRPGRFDMQVTVPRPDVKGRKEILNWYLSKIKVDPAVDAEIIARGTVGFSGAELENLVNQSALKAAVDGKEMVTMKDLEFAKDKILMGPERRSVEIDKKNKTITAYHESGHAIVAYYTKDAMPINKATIMPRGPTLGHVSMLPENDRWSETRAQLLAQMDVSMGGRVAEELIFGDENVTTGASSDFDGATQIAKLMVTRFGMSDKLGVMTYKDITKQSPETQAAIEHEVRALLKESYDRAKNILKTYSKEHKKLADALLTYETLDAREIQMVLEGKSLDH
- the LOC103456783 gene encoding ATP-dependent zinc metalloprotease YME1L1 isoform X1 gives rise to the protein MFSFQPQQMVVPLSQVLNALHSLKSSATASVHSLHKDFRQEHKSYLKEPSVSLRDLGLSEVQGSQLDELVSRLMPPPSPEEPPTVTSIWKTSHVSADSFFQNKYGFSQKRLLGHSSPLFLRRYHSPLRDACSELQLLPVWLQSRGFKTLRAKTRRVESGYDGPVEPDAYTPAFMKGLLQREKGVEAHSLDQVVKLKNLPENQQEAFKTGFTDGFMRSQALTQRTQDSLRRTRLVLLVLLLIGIYGLSRTPFLSGKGSFSDAVRFRTTTGLDSAVDPIQMKNVTFEHVKGVEEAKNELQDVVEFLKNPQKFTVLGGKLPKGILLVGPPGTGKTLLARAVAGEADVPFYYASGSEFDEMFVGVGASRIRNLFKEAKANAPCVIFIDELDSVGGKRIESPMHPYSRQTINQLLAEMDGFKPNEGVIVVGATNFAEALDNALVRPGRFDMQVTVPRPDVKGRKEILNWYLSKIKVDPAVDAEIIARGTVGFSGAELENLVNQSALKAAVDGKEMVTMKDLEFAKDKILMGPERRSVEIDKKNKTITAYHESGHAIVAYYTKDAMPINKATIMPRGPTLGHVSMLPENDRWSETRAQLLAQMDVSMGGRVAEELIFGDENVTTGASSDFDGATQIAKLMVTRFGMSDKLGVMTYKDITKQSPETQAAIEHEVRALLKESYDRAKNILKTYSKEHKKLADALLTYETLDAREIQMVLEGKSLDH
- the LOC103456783 gene encoding ATP-dependent zinc metalloprotease YME1L1 isoform X3, with translation MFSFQPQQMVVPLSQVLNALHSLKSSATASVHSLHKDFRQEHKSYLKEPSVSLRDLGLSEVQGSQLDELVSRLMPPPSPEEPPTVTSIWKTSHVSADSFFQNKYGFSQKRLLGHSSPLFLRRYHSPLRDACSELQLLPVWLQSRGFKTLRAKTRRVESGYDGPVEPDAYTPAFMKGLLQREKGVEAHSLDQVVKLKNLPENQQEAFKTGFTDGFMRSQALTQRTQDSLRRTRLVLLVLLLIGIYGLSRTPFLSVRFRTTTGLDSAVDPIQMKNVTFEHVKGVEEAKNELQDVVEFLKNPQKFTVLGGKLPKGILLVGPPGTGKTLLARAVAGEADVPFYYASGSEFDEMFVGVGASRIRNLFKEAKANAPCVIFIDELDSVGGKRIESPMHPYSRQTINQLLAEMDGFKPNEGVIVVGATNFAEALDNALVRPGRFDMQVTVPRPDVKGRKEILNWYLSKIKVDPAVDAEIIARGTVGFSGAELENLVNQSALKAAVDGKEMVTMKDLEFAKDKILMGPERRSVEIDKKNKTITAYHESGHAIVAYYTKDAMPINKATIMPRGPTLGHVSMLPENDRWSETRAQLLAQMDVSMGGRVAEELIFGDENVTTGASSDFDGATQIAKLMVTRFGMSDKLGVMTYKDITKQSPETQAAIEHEVRALLKESYDRAKNILKTYSKEHKKLADALLTYETLDAREIQMVLEGKSLDH